The Acetivibrio cellulolyticus CD2 genome has a segment encoding these proteins:
- the rfbB gene encoding dTDP-glucose 4,6-dehydratase, with amino-acid sequence MNIIVTGGAGFIGSNFIYYMLNKYPDYRIICVDCLTYAGNLSTLKEALKNPKFRFCKVDIRDRKAIYNLFEEEHPDMVVNFAAESHVDRSIENPKVFLDTSINGTAVMMDACRKYGIKRYHQVSTDEVYGDLPLDRPDLFFTEETPLYTSSPYSSSKAGADLLVLSYHRTYGLPVTISRCSNNYGPYHFPEKLIPLMIANALADKPLPVYGKGENVRDWLYVEDHCNAIDLIIHNGRVGEVYNIGGHNEMKNIDIVKTICKELGKSEKLITYVTDRKGHDMRYAIDPTKIHNELGWLPKTKFTEGIKKTIQWYLDNREWWETIISGEYQKYYEKMYGNR; translated from the coding sequence ATGAACATTATAGTAACTGGCGGAGCAGGGTTTATTGGATCAAACTTTATATATTATATGTTAAACAAGTACCCAGACTATCGGATTATTTGTGTAGATTGTCTTACCTATGCTGGCAACCTGTCTACATTAAAGGAAGCGTTGAAAAATCCTAAATTTCGTTTTTGCAAAGTAGACATTCGTGATCGAAAAGCTATCTACAACTTATTTGAAGAAGAACATCCGGATATGGTTGTAAACTTTGCAGCAGAGTCTCATGTTGACCGCTCTATCGAGAATCCGAAAGTGTTTTTAGATACCAGCATAAATGGGACTGCAGTGATGATGGATGCTTGTCGGAAATATGGCATCAAGAGATATCATCAGGTTTCTACCGACGAGGTATATGGTGATTTGCCTTTGGATAGACCTGATTTATTCTTTACAGAGGAGACACCGCTTTACACTAGCAGTCCTTACAGTTCTTCAAAGGCTGGAGCTGATTTACTTGTGCTATCATATCACAGAACCTACGGTTTGCCAGTGACGATTTCTCGTTGCTCCAACAATTATGGTCCATATCACTTTCCAGAAAAACTAATTCCGCTGATGATTGCTAATGCGTTGGCGGACAAGCCTCTTCCGGTTTACGGAAAGGGAGAAAATGTTCGTGACTGGCTGTATGTAGAAGACCACTGCAATGCTATTGACTTGATTATCCATAATGGACGTGTCGGTGAAGTCTATAACATTGGCGGACACAATGAGATGAAGAACATTGATATAGTGAAAACCATCTGCAAGGAACTCGGCAAGTCTGAAAAATTAATTACATATGTGACTGATCGAAAGGGGCATGATATGCGTTATGCCATCGATCCGACCAAGATTCATAACGAGTTAGGCTGGTTGCCGAAAACGAAGTTTACTGAAGGAATCAAAAAGACTATTCAGTGGTATTTGGATAACCGAGAGTGGTGGGAGACTATAATTTCAGGCGAATACCAGAAATATTACGAGAAGATGTATGGCAACCGATAA
- the tnpB gene encoding IS66 family insertion sequence element accessory protein TnpB — protein sequence MLGGFTQGADHIYTACSSTDFWKQIDGLVAIVNLQFKLDPFSDSCAFVFCNKRKTAIKVLRYLYATKKDLFTTCTYDTQKDGYNNIYTISENRC from the coding sequence ATGTTAGGCGGATTTACCCAGGGAGCTGATCATATCTACACAGCCTGTAGTTCCACAGATTTTTGGAAGCAGATTGATGGATTGGTGGCGATTGTGAATCTACAGTTTAAACTCGATCCATTTTCAGACAGCTGTGCTTTCGTCTTCTGCAATAAAAGAAAAACAGCTATTAAAGTTTTGAGATATCTTTATGCCACAAAAAAGGATTTGTTTACCACTTGCACATATGACACCCAGAAGGATGGATACAACAATATTTACACAATTTCTGAAAACAGGTGTTAA
- the tnpA gene encoding IS66 family insertion sequence element accessory protein TnpA, producing MAQRKSETIWKQTISDCKAGGLSARKWCEKSNVKLSTYKYWLTRLNKQKNSETDICWAEMKIPE from the coding sequence ATGGCACAAAGAAAATCCGAGACAATATGGAAGCAGACAATTTCAGATTGCAAAGCCGGTGGCTTATCTGCTAGGAAATGGTGTGAAAAAAGTAATGTAAAATTATCAACGTACAAATATTGGCTCACGAGACTCAATAAGCAAAAGAACTCAGAAACAGATATATGCTGGGCAGAAATGAAGATTCCAGAATAA
- a CDS encoding Rpn family recombination-promoting nuclease/putative transposase, which yields MWEDSHKDYKLTDVLEIRFIELPKFRKKQPDMSKPLDRWLLFLEDSPKEVLEMAMKAEPAIEKAQKVLEYLGTNEEIRRYYELREKAIHDEITRITGAKEEGIQQGIQQQRLEVARKMIKDGFDDTMIEKYTGISKDEIMNLKREQFS from the coding sequence TTGTGGGAAGATAGCCATAAGGATTATAAGCTCACAGATGTGCTTGAAATAAGATTTATAGAACTTCCAAAGTTCAGAAAAAAGCAACCGGATATGAGTAAGCCATTAGACAGATGGTTGCTATTTTTAGAGGATTCACCCAAGGAGGTGTTGGAGATGGCTATGAAAGCAGAGCCTGCCATAGAAAAGGCTCAAAAGGTATTAGAATACCTTGGAACAAACGAAGAAATAAGAAGGTATTATGAGTTGAGGGAAAAGGCAATTCATGATGAAATAACTCGTATAACAGGTGCAAAAGAAGAAGGAATACAACAAGGAATACAACAACAAAGACTTGAAGTGGCAAGAAAAATGATTAAAGATGGTTTTGACGATACCATGATTGAAAAGTATACCGGAATTTCCAAAGATGAAATAATGAATTTAAAAAGGGAACAATTTAGTTGA
- a CDS encoding Rpn family recombination-promoting nuclease/putative transposase: protein MSEKGRIQDDNFIMLPTIDFVFKLLFGDVNHKERLISLISALLKIPIAEFEGIELLNSELQKLFEDDKLGILDIRAKMKDGKQLDIEIQVLPTVYMPERSLYYWSKMYTTQAKEGDSFKVLKKCITINILDYKFLPVKKMHTCYHLKEDDTGHQLTDVIEVHFCELEKLRDMTDISDLNDPSVDWLRFIGAKTKGEMEMAANNNEMIKDAYNYLQVISKDEQKRLAYEARQMDLMDRKTREEEAEERGRKEGIKEGIKEEKYEVAREALKNGADVSFVAKITKLDIDTVKEILKEISNE from the coding sequence ATGAGCGAAAAGGGAAGAATACAAGATGATAACTTTATAATGCTTCCAACAATAGATTTTGTGTTTAAATTATTGTTTGGAGATGTAAATCATAAAGAACGCTTAATATCATTGATAAGTGCACTATTGAAAATACCAATAGCAGAATTTGAAGGAATAGAGTTATTGAATTCAGAGTTACAAAAGTTATTTGAAGATGATAAGTTGGGAATACTTGATATAAGAGCAAAAATGAAAGATGGTAAGCAACTGGATATTGAAATACAGGTACTTCCAACAGTATACATGCCGGAGAGATCTCTCTATTATTGGAGTAAAATGTATACAACACAAGCAAAGGAAGGTGATTCCTTTAAGGTTTTAAAGAAGTGTATAACGATAAATATATTAGACTATAAGTTTTTGCCTGTAAAAAAGATGCATACATGTTACCACTTAAAAGAAGATGATACAGGACATCAACTGACAGATGTAATAGAAGTTCACTTTTGTGAATTGGAGAAACTGAGGGACATGACAGATATAAGCGATTTGAATGATCCATCTGTGGATTGGCTTAGATTTATAGGGGCGAAGACGAAAGGAGAGATGGAAATGGCAGCAAACAATAACGAAATGATCAAAGATGCCTATAATTATTTACAGGTAATAAGTAAAGATGAACAAAAGCGTTTAGCATATGAAGCAAGGCAAATGGATCTTATGGATCGCAAAACAAGAGAAGAAGAAGCGGAAGAAAGAGGCCGGAAAGAAGGAATAAAAGAAGGTATAAAAGAGGAGAAATACGAGGTAGCCCGAGAAGCACTAAAGAATGGTGCAGATGTAAGTTTTGTTGCAAAGATAACTAAATTAGATATAGATACTGTTAAGGAAATTCTGAAAGAAATCAGCAATGAATAA
- a CDS encoding RHS repeat-associated core domain-containing protein, translating to MSCFFSVVRKTVTYKYDNNGNQISQQVSFTKAYTPVKEETLGIVVEGATTTEVIDSHTEVTINKFDGFNRLTKVETTKSGVKTITEFVYNGDDLRVRKTVKKSSNNYTPVVTNYLYDRQHVILETDGSDNVKSRYIRGINYIARLDASDKHSYFMYNGHGDVVQTVSEAGVVENSYDYDIWGNPTLTIQQYDCAIRYAGEFYDSETALYYLRARYYNPYTGRFISEDSYWGEDTNPLSLNLYTYCHNDPIMFTDPSGHSPFNPGKLVGGIVGRFVGGAAGKNVEMVVNKGRELGKKEKSIKAAKEIVSKNPIELISVSGAISIGLGMVSIGLEEINQSKQVSDNSIPKVSETPVEISNIIVNKGEKGAVVEELQKMLERIKDKSGNPYFILPSSARYGTFGIVTADSVNKYMIDNNLGSLDEAGGVDIKTWEHIKNNVVQQVVGGSSDLDKSLVQGMEDENVEALQKMLEQLKDANGKPYLTMPENTKYGYFGPSTLKAVNKYKIDKDIKNSDYDYGVVTDSVWKDMRKRLFKQLMSEPVNGKNSEVKPSDNNQPKSSESKGTGKPGEMTLSEQGLKTIADFELSKATIKAWGLGAYDANGNLIGVYPHYVFKKSDNGEWVSDGGITIGYGHYISEGEYNDVSSSERALVDKYAKGAPILPKKIPSNGVAYRVPDSSPVPIAEVMRLYKEDLSGSVKAVNVFLSTHEISLKQHQFDMLVSFSHNYGDGWWSKTNKVLPKFIIEGKGNYDPKEVIRIFEMHSNKERRTQEAIIFNNGYDK from the coding sequence ATGTCCTGTTTCTTTTCTGTTGTAAGGAAGACAGTAACTTACAAGTATGACAACAATGGCAACCAAATTTCACAGCAAGTAAGCTTTACCAAGGCATATACGCCTGTTAAAGAGGAAACCCTTGGGATTGTTGTTGAAGGTGCAACTACAACAGAAGTAATTGATAGCCATACAGAGGTTACTATCAACAAATTTGATGGTTTTAACAGGCTGACAAAAGTTGAAACCACAAAATCAGGAGTCAAGACAATAACTGAGTTTGTTTACAATGGAGATGATTTGAGAGTAAGAAAAACTGTTAAAAAGTCCTCAAATAATTATACTCCTGTGGTGACAAATTATCTTTACGACAGACAGCATGTTATACTTGAAACTGATGGAAGTGATAATGTAAAATCAAGATATATAAGAGGAATTAACTACATTGCTAGACTTGATGCTTCCGATAAACATTCATACTTTATGTATAACGGACATGGTGATGTGGTACAGACAGTAAGCGAAGCTGGAGTAGTAGAAAACAGCTATGATTACGACATTTGGGGTAATCCAACACTGACTATCCAGCAGTATGATTGTGCCATAAGGTATGCAGGTGAGTTCTATGATTCAGAGACCGCGTTGTATTACCTTAGGGCAAGGTACTATAATCCTTACACAGGAAGGTTTATAAGTGAGGATAGCTACTGGGGTGAGGATACAAATCCACTTAGTTTGAATTTGTATACATATTGTCATAATGATCCTATAATGTTTACTGACCCAAGTGGACATTCTCCATTTAATCCTGGGAAACTTGTTGGCGGAATAGTGGGTCGTTTTGTAGGCGGTGCAGCTGGTAAAAACGTTGAAATGGTAGTAAATAAGGGCCGTGAACTAGGGAAGAAGGAGAAATCTATAAAGGCGGCTAAAGAGATCGTATCAAAAAATCCGATTGAACTAATTTCAGTTAGTGGAGCTATTTCAATAGGTCTTGGAATGGTTTCAATAGGACTTGAAGAAATAAATCAATCAAAACAAGTTTCAGATAACTCTATACCTAAAGTTTCTGAAACCCCTGTAGAAATCAGTAATATTATTGTGAATAAAGGGGAAAAGGGGGCAGTGGTAGAAGAATTACAGAAGATGTTAGAAAGGATTAAGGATAAAAGTGGGAATCCTTACTTTATACTTCCATCTAGCGCTAGGTATGGAACCTTCGGAATTGTTACAGCTGATTCTGTCAATAAGTATATGATTGATAATAACTTGGGCAGTTTAGATGAGGCTGGCGGTGTTGATATTAAAACATGGGAGCATATAAAAAATAATGTTGTTCAACAAGTAGTTGGAGGAAGTTCAGATTTAGATAAAAGCCTTGTTCAAGGAATGGAAGATGAAAATGTAGAGGCTCTCCAGAAAATGCTTGAACAATTGAAAGACGCCAATGGCAAACCATACTTAACAATGCCTGAAAACACTAAATACGGTTATTTTGGTCCTTCAACACTAAAAGCAGTAAATAAGTATAAAATAGATAAAGATATTAAAAATAGTGATTATGATTATGGAGTTGTTACAGATTCAGTCTGGAAGGATATGAGGAAAAGATTATTTAAGCAACTTATGTCTGAACCAGTAAACGGTAAGAACAGCGAAGTTAAGCCTTCTGATAATAACCAACCTAAATCTTCAGAGAGTAAGGGGACGGGTAAACCTGGAGAAATGACTCTTAGTGAACAAGGGCTAAAAACAATAGCTGACTTTGAATTAAGTAAAGCAACAATAAAAGCTTGGGGACTAGGTGCGTATGATGCAAATGGTAATCTAATTGGGGTATATCCTCATTATGTATTTAAAAAATCTGATAATGGCGAGTGGGTTAGCGATGGTGGTATTACAATTGGCTATGGACATTATATAAGTGAAGGTGAGTATAATGATGTTTCTTCAAGTGAACGAGCACTTGTTGATAAATATGCAAAAGGAGCACCAATTTTACCTAAAAAAATACCAAGTAATGGCGTGGCATATAGAGTCCCAGATTCATCACCTGTGCCAATAGCAGAAGTAATGAGGTTATACAAAGAAGATTTATCAGGGTCAGTAAAAGCAGTAAATGTTTTTCTGTCTACTCATGAAATTTCGTTAAAACAACACCAATTTGATATGTTAGTTTCATTTAGTCATAATTATGGAGATGGCTGGTGGAGTAAAACTAATAAAGTGTTGCCCAAATTTATCATCGAGGGAAAAGGTAATTATGATCCTAAGGAGGTTATTAGAATATTTGAGATGCACAGTAATAAAGAGCGGAGAACACAAGAAGCAATTATATTCAATAATGGATATGATAAATAG